One bacterium DNA window includes the following coding sequences:
- a CDS encoding GspH/FimT family pseudopilin, which translates to MNTRLLSHQAAFTMTEVLIVTSIVVILVTLGGPSIVHMMPQIRLNSTAQNLVNDLQFARMRSITTSKEYRLSFDASAESYRIEEGNKSEGSSWPGTLVDLERRLHDSSNLYYQKNIDINSVTQDPVFNPKGLCSAVSTIKIQNSDGGKKKIVINLAGGVKVYDTWD; encoded by the coding sequence ATGAACACCCGGTTATTATCCCATCAGGCCGCCTTCACGATGACCGAAGTCCTGATAGTTACCTCGATAGTTGTAATTTTGGTTACTCTTGGCGGGCCAAGCATCGTTCACATGATGCCTCAAATCAGGCTCAACAGTACTGCTCAGAATCTGGTGAATGACCTGCAGTTTGCCCGCATGCGTTCAATCACAACCTCCAAAGAATACCGGCTGAGCTTTGATGCCTCTGCGGAAAGCTACCGGATAGAAGAAGGCAATAAATCAGAAGGATCGAGCTGGCCAGGCACTTTGGTTGATCTGGAAAGAAGGCTGCATGACAGTTCCAACCTGTATTATCAAAAAAATATCGATATCAACAGCGTAACCCAGGATCCGGTTTTCAATCCAAAGGGGTTATGTTCAGCGGTCTCGACGATCAAGATTCAGAACAGTGATGGAGGCAAAAAAAAGATCGTCATTAACCTGGCAGGAGGGGTTAAAGTTTATGATACCTGGGATTAG
- a CDS encoding MBL fold metallo-hydrolase, whose translation MKKIIFYIIIFSALLTFSSLSHSEDSKKINPEQMVENIHWLGQATVKINADDQVIYFDPYQIKKSDKADIVFITHKHPDHFSLPDISQVTTENTVLTVPKDCAQDLEKVKKSKVILLEPGMKTTINGILAEAVPAYNLVKTKYHPKGNKWMGYILTIHGVRIYHAGDTEKIPEMKNFNCDIALVPLGQTYTMNNIKEAADSVLDVKAKIAIPIHYGLYEGKSDDANEFKNILKDKVNVVIKKQE comes from the coding sequence ATGAAAAAAATTATATTTTATATAATTATTTTCTCTGCACTCTTAACCTTTTCTTCTCTCAGTCACAGCGAAGATTCCAAGAAGATTAATCCTGAACAAATGGTCGAGAATATCCACTGGTTAGGACAGGCTACGGTTAAAATCAACGCTGACGATCAGGTAATCTATTTTGATCCATATCAAATTAAAAAATCTGATAAGGCTGACATTGTTTTTATTACGCACAAGCATCCCGATCATTTTTCTCTGCCGGATATTTCTCAGGTCACAACGGAAAACACCGTGTTGACAGTTCCCAAAGATTGTGCACAGGACCTTGAAAAAGTAAAAAAATCCAAAGTTATTCTCCTGGAACCTGGAATGAAGACCACCATAAATGGTATCCTCGCAGAAGCTGTGCCGGCTTATAACCTCGTAAAGACAAAGTATCATCCCAAAGGAAATAAATGGATGGGATATATCCTCACAATACATGGAGTGAGAATATATCATGCGGGGGATACAGAGAAGATACCGGAAATGAAGAATTTCAATTGTGATATCGCCTTGGTCCCTCTTGGACAGACATATACGATGAATAATATAAAGGAAGCCGCAGATTCGGTACTCGACGTTAAGGCAAAAATTGCGATACCCATTCATTATGGTTTGTATGAGGGAAAGAGCGATGACGCCAACGAATTCAAGAATATCCTCAAAGATAAGGTCAATGTGGTCATTAAGAAACAGGAATAA